A genomic window from Nanoarchaeota archaeon includes:
- a CDS encoding HAMP domain-containing protein, with protein MKSIKTEMFVFLLGLTTVSIFVTGYIGINSIMDAGSNAREIAADSLRSQAEGFLVQLTIASAEKNDLVFENVRKNAGSLADYTKNIFENPKAFSRDNYWKFGERVFTGSGGQYLNGPNDTSSVFVPGQITITGDVKEELELNAYLDYAFPKVLENDQNIVAIWMVGARETSRYYPNIGLGNIVPPDFEATKDIFFTSANPKNNPEQKVVWTPVYDDPAGQGLMISAVAPVYAMQGGFIGVLGIDVTLNKIIGNIEEYNPIEDSYSFLVDKEGYSIALPEQAYTDIVGRARGRGESRVNLNNITNSKFSSVLNKMKAGSTGFENITAGNKNLFIAYAPLKGTEFSMGIVVEEEVLLGAVKTIDKELKNSVRELTYFRILPTGLLILVIAWAAGFFLIGRIVGPVKNLTEAARELSKGNFNVKPDVASENEVGVLAAVFNNMAEDLKKSHGALGKHTEELEQEVAEKTKELKNYNIALEKEVAEKTKELKAHGASLEKQVAERTKELEEKVAEMERFNKIAVGRELKMIELKKRIKELEEKK; from the coding sequence TCTGACTACTGTGTCAATATTTGTCACAGGCTATATAGGAATCAACTCGATTATGGATGCCGGAAGCAATGCCCGGGAGATTGCGGCTGATTCCCTGCGCAGCCAGGCAGAGGGCTTTCTGGTTCAGCTTACTATAGCATCAGCCGAAAAGAACGACCTTGTTTTTGAAAATGTGCGTAAAAACGCAGGCAGCCTTGCGGATTATACCAAAAATATATTTGAAAATCCCAAAGCCTTTTCAAGGGATAACTACTGGAAATTTGGCGAGCGCGTCTTTACCGGAAGCGGAGGGCAATACCTCAACGGGCCGAATGATACGTCATCGGTCTTTGTTCCTGGGCAGATCACGATTACCGGCGATGTGAAAGAGGAACTGGAACTGAACGCATATCTGGATTACGCATTCCCGAAAGTCCTTGAAAATGACCAGAACATAGTTGCCATATGGATGGTGGGCGCCCGCGAGACATCAAGATACTATCCGAATATAGGGCTGGGCAACATCGTGCCTCCGGATTTCGAGGCTACAAAAGATATTTTCTTTACGTCTGCCAATCCCAAGAACAATCCGGAGCAGAAAGTCGTATGGACGCCGGTATATGACGACCCTGCCGGGCAGGGGCTTATGATATCGGCTGTGGCGCCGGTTTATGCCATGCAAGGCGGATTCATAGGGGTCCTGGGCATTGACGTCACTTTGAACAAGATTATCGGGAATATTGAAGAATACAATCCGATAGAGGACTCTTATTCCTTCCTTGTTGACAAAGAGGGATATTCCATTGCCCTTCCGGAACAGGCGTACACAGATATAGTCGGCAGGGCACGAGGCAGAGGGGAATCCCGGGTAAATCTTAACAATATTACCAACAGCAAATTTTCTTCTGTTTTGAATAAAATGAAGGCGGGCTCGACCGGTTTTGAGAATATAACAGCAGGCAATAAAAATCTCTTTATTGCTTATGCTCCCCTGAAGGGAACCGAATTTAGCATGGGTATAGTTGTCGAGGAGGAAGTCCTGCTCGGAGCCGTTAAAACAATTGACAAAGAGCTGAAGAATTCTGTCCGCGAGCTGACCTATTTCCGCATTTTGCCCACAGGCTTATTGATTCTTGTTATTGCATGGGCTGCCGGCTTTTTTCTTATCGGCAGGATTGTTGGGCCGGTAAAGAACCTGACAGAAGCAGCGAGGGAGCTCTCCAAGGGCAATTTCAACGTTAAGCCGGATGTTGCGTCTGAAAATGAAGTGGGGGTGCTTGCCGCAGTGTTCAACAACATGGCTGAAGATTTGAAGAAATCCCACGGAGCGCTCGGAAAACATACAGAAGAGCTTGAGCAGGAAGTTGCAGAGAAAACAAAGGAATTGAAAAATTACAATATTGCTCTGGAAAAAGAGGTTGCAGAGAAGACAAAAGAGCTGAAGGCGCACGGCGCGTCTCTGGAAAAGCAGGTTGCTGAAAGAACAAAAGAGCTCGAGGAAAAGGTTGCAGAAATGGAGCGGTTCAACAAGATTGCTGTCGGAAGGGAACTGAAGATGATTGAATTGAAGAAAAGGATAAAGGAACTGGAGGAGAAGAAATAA